The Spodoptera frugiperda isolate SF20-4 chromosome 25, AGI-APGP_CSIRO_Sfru_2.0, whole genome shotgun sequence genome includes the window TTTTTCTCCGCACTTAGAGGCGGTGATCTCCTGAAAGAGCTCTAAAATTTGACACAATTGTACAAATAGTAAATCTTCTACACTAACTATTGGAAGACTGCAATCCGCAAAAACGTTGCCCGAATGGCATTTTCCAATTACACAAATCTCCTAatcttattgtaactttcgtgagacatactaaatgtaatgttttgacaaggaactcgactagcagcatttcgcgacacacgacgctctgtcgcgaaatgctgctcatgaatatgagcctcttgcatggcttgaaactagtcgagttcctcgtcaaaacattacgtgagtaagccgataacatagtaaatTAATCTCCTAATCGTTAACTATGTGTAGTTCCACCGAATCTCTACTGACTGGCTCAGCTGTTTTGGTCCCTGACCTTGTTGCACCTGATATTTTTGTAGTCATTCCGAAGATAATGCGTTTTTTGACAAGCGCAACGATTCTTTTTACTTTTCTATTGGTAATGTAACTGATAGAAGGGCACGTTCTACAATAAAATTAGAGCTGTGAGCATAGCAGACAAATGCTTAAATTCAAGTTAATCTTTTACAGCTTTTGCAATGTTGGCTACATTACCGGTTATCATAAAATTTACTCAATCATAAATTCAATCAATAACTCTTCACATGGACAATTCATCATaaacttgatttttttatataatacatttgATTCTGGGCAATCACGTAGGCATGCTACAATCAAATTATGCCTGGGATGAAATAATgtctttttattgtataatcaaCTTCATAAttgaaagatttttatttttttttatttttattacactcAAACTTCTGATCTACATAAATCACGCATGCAAGCCTTACACGTTTTGAAAacgttagttttaatttttttataatatgggGTATATCCCTTAATAAGGCGCAAGTCTGTTTAAAAGCCAGAAAGTATGTTACAGTGAAAATAGAGTAAATTGATACTGcagaattcaataaaaataaaatgaaatggtcTTTTCATTTCCCACACAAAAAAGGGGGGCAATAACACTTTATTGCCCCCCTTTTTTGTGTGGGAAATATATTCCCCTTGCCTGTTTATGTACGTGAACTATGTCTAAAAGTGGGAAAATAATTCCCGTTGCCTGTTTAGGTTACGAACTTTTGCCATAGTTTTGTTGTTATGTAGATACTAGTATTTCTCTTGGTTCCGCTtgtcatttttataattttaatataaaattttaagttgattatgaacttttattttattgacataaatattatgGCATGTCGTTTTATTGTATCGGTATCTTAATAAAAAACAGTAttacaaccacatttttattataagtataaaattattcttgAGGAGCAGCCTCATGAAACgatttgaaacatatttttgcaCATAGTGCGACTTGACATGTGGAGCATAGTATTTTcgttcttttttcttcttttttcgtGCTGCAAAATCGGCACCTTTTGTAACTATTGCCTTCCTCTGTAAGATGGATCCCAACATTCAGCAAGCGGATCTCATCTGGCACACCAAAGTTAGAGCCCTTTTTCTTCTTGAAAACAACTTGACGATTTCTCTTGTTTGAGTAATTTAATATCAGCGCGCGAGCCAATCGCAATCTGAAATCTCTATGAGAATGCGTACCTACTACATGCACAGTATTATAGGTGATGTAGCTGTTTATTACTGACGCATCAAACATAAAGAAAAACAGTCTCATCCAGAATTTTCTGCATTTTCTGCTAATCGGATATGACGATCTGAAATGATCAAAATGATCGACGCCTCCCAAGGTGAGTGTATACTAAGCGATAGCTTTAGGGATGAGAACTTCTTTTTTGGTACCATCTTTCTGAGTTCTCTTTACAAATACTGTGTCAGTTGGATGGTGGGCTGTTGTAAAAATAGTAACATCCCTTGTATCAAGCCACTTGATTGCTGTAATTGGTTCAGCAGTTACAGCTGCAAATTGACCTTTTTCAAGTCTTAGATGTTATGGTTGAGACCTTTTCATAATTTCCGGGAGATCTTTTCTGTTTACTCTAACCGTGCCaacagcaaatatttttttttgtacaaagcGTCCATTAAGTTGCAGCTGGTGAAAAAGTTGTCAAACGCTAGCATAGTATTTTCAGGCAGGCCGGTTGATAGCTTTATAACATTGTATTCCAGTCCCTCGTCTTCCATACTGTCGTCCCCTTTGCCTGTATAAATTTCAAACTGGTACAGGTAGCCGGTTTTATAATCGCAACGTGCCCAGATCTTGAAACCACGTTTGATTGGCTTCTTCGGCATATACTGCTTTAAAGTCGATCTTCCTTTAAATTTCACCATGCACTCATCTATTGATTGTTTACTTGAATTATCCATTTCATGCTGAAACACTTTATTAAGCTCTTTTATCATCGGTCTTAATTTGTACATCTTATCATATTCCGGTGAGTCTCGTTTTAGTTAGTTATCATTATTCGTTACATGTAAATTTgcagtaatttttttaaatctttttataggcataatttttgatatttcagcATTATTGTAAAAAGGGTCATTAGACCAATATAGGTCCATGTCGGGCAATGGGTTTAACCCCATCATTATTAGTATTCCGAGGTAAGCTCTCATTTCCTCTGAGGAAACTGGTGTATAATTATTGCTCTTTTGTTGAATCGCATATCTATTTGTTTGTTCCACTAGATGTTGTACCAAATATTCTGGAAAAAACTTGTCAAAAACATCAATAGGCTGTGTTTTATGATTATATGTTGATTGTGGTTTAATTGTATTGGTAAATTCTGGAACATGGTGTATCTCTGTCTCAATTTTCCACTTCCTTGGTTGTCTTACTGCATTGACggttctgcttggccttgaGCGACGATCCGCTActgtcataattatattattgtttgaaGGTCCTGCACTTAAGTCATCTGTAGGATTTGGAGTATAGTGAAAGGGTTCTTCATGGATCTCATCTAAACATGCTTCTATTTCGGCTTCTCGTTGTGTGGAATTCACAACTGGTCTGCTTTCTTCATAAGTCTCAATGTGTTCATTTATTTCCTTTGTTGGAAAAACATCATTTGTCCTGTTCTCTCACCCACACTACAAATGGAACTATGAGTTTCTAAAACATTTGTCAGATACTCTACTGAATATATTTCTTGGCTTTCAATAGTTGCCTCCAAGTTATCAGATATACTAAAAAGCTCTTCCAGACGCCTTTCAATAATAACATCTTGAGGCACATCCAGGTTTTCTGCCGGGCTGCTTACAGGGGCCGTCTGATAATAGGCATCATCGTCTGAGTCAAGATCGGATAAATCAGCCAGGTTGTTTACGACATCTTCTAACTCCCGTTGCCCTaactttgttttcttatttatcGCGTTTGAattctagaaataaattataacatgtTAGTATTACATCTAAAGCCCTTGAGAAGCCTACGGTCAAATTAGAGCGTTTTATCCCTAAGTGTATTTTATCAATGACTGGTATGTCCATTAAAACTTATATATAATGAGAAATAAGTTATAAGACTTAATCGGGCAAAGGGAATTATATTCCCACTTTTTAATTCGAAGATATTGAGGGTATGGATCAATATTATAGACCTAAAAAACAACGCTAAAATAGTTACTTCATATAAGA containing:
- the LOC118265975 gene encoding piggyBac transposable element-derived protein 4, with product MYKLRPMIKELNKVFQHEMDNSSKQSIDECMVKFKGRSTLKQYMPKKPIKRGFKIWARCDYKTGYLYQFEIYTGKGDDSMEDEGLEYNVIKLSTGLPENTMLAFDNFFTSCNLMDALYKKKYLLLARLE